One genomic window of Prochlorococcus marinus str. NATL2A includes the following:
- a CDS encoding methyltransferase domain-containing protein has translation MQWILILIFSIFCLFTLTNQWVRKSRKYESVNSVASSYDSWTNDRLLENLWGEHIHLGFYEKPRIKKDFRKAKVDFVHELVRWSGLNQLPKGSRVLDVGCGIGGSSRILSDYYGFDVIGISISQEQVKRARELTANRDFCSFEVMNALDLKFEKGSFDGVWSVEAGPHILDKQTFADEMLRVLRPGGVLAVADWNQRDSTKHPLNFFEKLIMNQLLIQWTHPEFSSIEGFKNNLLNSPYCGSSVETSNWTKYTIQSWNESIYEGFRRPSSILKLGLRSLLKAFKEIPTILMMRWSFSRGLMKFGVFKSRG, from the coding sequence ATGCAATGGATATTGATTTTAATATTTAGTATTTTCTGTCTCTTCACTTTAACTAATCAGTGGGTTAGGAAAAGTCGAAAATATGAGTCTGTTAATAGCGTTGCATCCTCATATGATTCATGGACTAATGATCGTTTATTAGAAAATCTATGGGGAGAACATATTCATCTAGGTTTTTACGAAAAACCAAGAATAAAAAAAGACTTTAGGAAAGCTAAGGTTGATTTTGTTCATGAATTAGTTCGCTGGAGCGGTTTAAATCAATTACCAAAAGGCTCGAGGGTGTTAGACGTAGGTTGTGGAATAGGCGGAAGTTCAAGAATATTGTCTGATTATTATGGATTTGATGTCATTGGTATTTCAATAAGTCAAGAACAAGTTAAAAGAGCACGTGAATTAACAGCTAATAGGGATTTTTGTAGTTTTGAAGTAATGAATGCACTTGACTTAAAGTTTGAAAAAGGTAGCTTTGACGGGGTTTGGAGTGTAGAAGCTGGGCCTCATATCTTAGATAAACAAACTTTTGCAGATGAGATGCTCAGAGTTCTTAGGCCTGGTGGGGTTTTGGCAGTTGCAGATTGGAATCAAAGAGATTCAACTAAACATCCTTTAAATTTTTTTGAAAAACTCATCATGAATCAATTACTAATCCAATGGACCCATCCTGAATTTTCAAGTATTGAAGGATTTAAAAATAACTTATTAAATAGTCCTTACTGTGGAAGCTCTGTAGAGACTTCTAATTGGACAAAATACACAATTCAGTCTTGGAATGAATCTATATATGAGGGGTTTAGAAGACCTTCATCTATCTTGAAATTAGGCCTTAGATCTTTACTAAAGGCATTTAAAGAAATCCCAACAATACTAATGATGAGATGGTCTTTTTCAAGAGGCTTGATGAAATTTGG
- a CDS encoding LON peptidase substrate-binding domain-containing protein, whose translation MSELSVRELPLFPLPEVVLFPQEYLPLHIFETRYRVMLQSVLKSDSRFGVVRWDPIAKKMADVGCCAEIIKHQTSQDGRSNIVTIGQQRFRILEIISETPFINALVSWVDDEQISDQTKLLELKDSVSIALKDVVSLTSKLTESEKELPDSLPDIPRELSFWIAAHLGGPVANEQQNLLEITNTFQRLEREYELLDHTRKQLAARTALKDTFSNADQANN comes from the coding sequence TTGAGCGAACTTTCAGTTAGGGAGCTACCACTTTTCCCATTGCCTGAGGTTGTGCTTTTTCCTCAGGAGTATTTGCCACTTCATATTTTTGAGACTCGTTACAGAGTTATGCTTCAATCTGTGTTGAAATCGGATAGCCGTTTTGGAGTAGTTAGATGGGATCCAATTGCAAAAAAAATGGCAGATGTAGGTTGTTGCGCTGAGATTATTAAGCATCAAACTTCACAAGATGGTAGAAGTAATATTGTGACTATTGGACAGCAAAGATTTCGAATTCTTGAAATTATTAGTGAAACTCCATTTATTAACGCACTAGTTAGTTGGGTCGATGATGAACAAATCTCAGATCAAACCAAACTATTGGAACTAAAGGATTCAGTATCAATTGCTCTAAAGGATGTAGTTTCACTTACCTCAAAATTAACTGAATCTGAGAAAGAACTTCCTGATTCTTTGCCTGACATTCCAAGAGAATTGTCTTTTTGGATAGCTGCTCATCTTGGCGGTCCAGTAGCAAACGAGCAGCAAAATCTATTAGAAATAACAAATACGTTTCAACGTTTGGAAAGAGAATATGAACTGCTTGATCACACAAGAAAGCAACTAGCTGCCAGAACTGCTTTAAAAGATACTTTCTCAAACGCCGATCAAGCCAACAATTAA